A single region of the Thermodesulfatator indicus DSM 15286 genome encodes:
- the yidD gene encoding membrane protein insertion efficiency factor YidD — MRKIVIKVIKIYQLLLSPFLPQSCRFYPTCSHYAIESISKFGVIKGLILACFRLMRCHPLCKGGYDPVPERFPSLWPKKLNKGVISKWNETSL; from the coding sequence ATGAGAAAAATAGTTATAAAAGTTATTAAAATATATCAATTATTACTTTCACCTTTTTTGCCTCAAAGTTGTCGTTTTTATCCTACTTGTAGTCATTATGCTATAGAATCTATTTCTAAGTTTGGGGTAATAAAGGGATTGATTTTAGCCTGCTTTAGGCTTATGCGTTGTCACCCTTTATGTAAAGGTGGCTATGATCCTGTACCAGAAAGATTCCCTTCATTATGGCCTAAAAAATTGAATAAAGGAGTAATTTCCAAATGGAACGAAACGTCATTATAG